The Paenibacillus macerans genome includes a window with the following:
- the lpdA gene encoding dihydrolipoyl dehydrogenase encodes MVVGDASIDIDTLVVGAGPGGYVAAIRAAQLGQKVLIVDKSELGGVCLNRGCIPSKALISAAHQYESAQHADAFGITAENVKVDFKKTQEFKNGVVKKMTQGVSGLLKGNKVEVFSGEVMFINDSEARCFNEHESPRYRFKNCILATGSRPIELKPFPFGGRILSSTEALELQEIPGSLVVIGGGYIGAELGQMFSKFGTKVTIIEGMDSVLPGFDKDMTRLVAKNMAKTGIEIVANAKAESAEQTDKNVTVKYSVNGESKEITADYLLVTVGRRPNTDGDLGLDLAGVELTDRGLVKVDHQGRTSNPKIFAIGDIVAGPALAHKASYEGKVAAEAISGLPSVVDYKAIPAVVFTDPECSSVGYTEKEAKEKGFNVKAGKFPFAGNGRATSLNQPDGFIKIVANADNNVVLGAQIVGIEASNLIAELGLAVEMGATLEDISLTIHAHPTLGEIVMETAELVEGHPIHVIAR; translated from the coding sequence ATGGTAGTAGGAGACGCATCTATTGATATTGATACACTGGTAGTCGGAGCAGGCCCAGGCGGATACGTGGCAGCGATTCGCGCTGCTCAGCTGGGGCAAAAAGTGCTGATCGTGGACAAATCCGAGCTTGGCGGTGTCTGCTTGAACCGCGGCTGTATTCCGTCCAAAGCGCTGATTTCGGCGGCGCACCAATATGAATCCGCGCAACATGCCGATGCTTTCGGGATTACGGCGGAAAACGTTAAAGTGGATTTTAAGAAAACGCAAGAATTCAAAAATGGTGTCGTCAAGAAAATGACCCAAGGCGTATCGGGTCTCTTGAAAGGCAACAAAGTGGAAGTATTCAGCGGCGAGGTTATGTTCATCAATGACAGCGAAGCCCGCTGCTTCAATGAACACGAATCCCCGCGTTACCGTTTCAAAAACTGTATTCTGGCGACTGGCTCCCGACCGATTGAACTGAAGCCGTTCCCGTTTGGCGGACGCATCCTGTCCTCCACGGAAGCTCTTGAGCTGCAAGAAATTCCGGGCAGCCTGGTCGTTATCGGCGGCGGCTATATCGGTGCGGAGTTGGGCCAAATGTTCTCCAAATTCGGTACGAAAGTGACGATTATCGAAGGCATGGACAGCGTGCTGCCTGGCTTTGACAAGGACATGACCCGCCTCGTAGCTAAGAACATGGCCAAAACCGGCATTGAAATCGTAGCGAACGCGAAAGCCGAAAGCGCGGAGCAAACCGATAAGAACGTAACGGTGAAATACTCCGTGAACGGCGAAAGCAAAGAAATTACCGCCGATTACCTGCTCGTAACGGTGGGCCGCCGTCCTAACACGGACGGAGATCTCGGCCTGGATCTGGCTGGCGTGGAGTTGACTGACCGCGGTCTGGTGAAAGTCGATCATCAAGGGCGCACCAGCAACCCGAAAATCTTCGCGATCGGCGACATCGTAGCGGGCCCAGCGCTTGCGCATAAAGCTTCCTATGAAGGCAAGGTAGCGGCTGAAGCGATTTCCGGACTGCCTTCCGTTGTCGATTACAAAGCGATTCCTGCGGTTGTTTTCACCGATCCGGAATGCTCGAGCGTAGGTTACACCGAAAAAGAAGCGAAGGAAAAAGGCTTCAATGTGAAAGCCGGCAAATTCCCGTTTGCGGGCAATGGCCGTGCAACTTCGCTGAACCAGCCTGACGGTTTCATCAAAATCGTCGCTAACGCGGATAACAACGTTGTTCTCGGCGCACAAATCGTCGGTATCGAAGCTTCCAACCTGATCGCTGAGCTGGGCCTCGCGGTCGAAATGGGCGCAACGCTCGAAGACATCTCGTTGACGATCCACGCTCACCCGACGCTGGGCGAAATCGTGATGGAAACCGCGGAACTCGTGGAAGGCCATCCGATCCACGTTATCGCTCGCTAA
- a CDS encoding C40 family peptidase — translation MNMRSIFQKVLTVGIVSTIGFSTLLASGAEPVQAQSATSTAVSKGSQIVNFGKQFMGTPYKFGASTSTTRVFDCSSFMKYIFGRYGVDLPRTSAAQSKEGYAVSKSNLKPGDLVFFSSGSRANGHNVTHVAVYMGGGKILHTYGKPGVTISDLNSGNWKRTYLKARRVL, via the coding sequence ATGAACATGCGCAGCATATTCCAAAAAGTATTGACGGTCGGCATTGTGTCCACCATCGGTTTCAGCACTCTGCTTGCCAGTGGGGCTGAGCCTGTACAAGCCCAGTCGGCAACCAGCACGGCTGTTTCGAAAGGATCGCAAATCGTTAACTTCGGTAAACAATTTATGGGTACGCCTTATAAATTTGGCGCTTCTACTTCGACAACAAGAGTTTTTGATTGCTCGTCATTTATGAAGTACATTTTTGGACGGTACGGCGTTGACCTGCCCCGGACTTCCGCCGCTCAATCGAAAGAAGGCTACGCGGTTTCCAAATCCAATCTGAAGCCAGGCGACCTGGTGTTCTTCTCCAGCGGCAGCCGCGCAAACGGCCATAACGTGACTCACGTCGCCGTTTACATGGGAGGCGGTAAAATTCTGCATACGTACGGTAAACCGGGCGTGACCATTTCCGACCTGAACTCCGGAAACTGGAAAAGAACTTACCTGAAAGCCCGCCGCGTCCTGTAA
- a CDS encoding response regulator transcription factor: MKRKVLLALADPSAGERLRLGLEEAGYEVAQHRNGKETVRYLEDEFPDLVLLGTDLPDLSAGEILQQVGRFAAYPLILLLREWNTDEVVSGFAAGANDVVSIDVPIAELYARAGHLIAMFKRIGDGSLTELSYGDLRMELKSRKVYRGDEEVKLTPKEFDLLLFLLKRAGKVCGREMILQQVWGYDFAAGTNVVDVYIRHLRKKIDRGQTQKLLHTVRGTGYMLQ; encoded by the coding sequence ATGAAAAGGAAGGTGCTGTTGGCCTTGGCGGATCCTTCCGCGGGGGAACGGTTAAGACTTGGGCTGGAAGAGGCGGGGTATGAAGTCGCACAGCATCGTAACGGAAAAGAGACGGTCCGTTATCTCGAAGACGAGTTTCCGGACCTGGTGCTGCTGGGAACGGATTTGCCGGATCTATCCGCGGGGGAAATTTTGCAGCAGGTTGGCCGGTTTGCCGCCTACCCGCTCATCCTTCTATTGCGCGAATGGAACACGGATGAAGTCGTGAGCGGGTTTGCGGCCGGCGCAAACGACGTCGTAAGTATCGACGTCCCGATCGCCGAGCTGTATGCCCGGGCCGGTCATCTGATCGCGATGTTTAAACGGATCGGGGACGGTTCGCTTACTGAGCTAAGCTATGGGGATTTGCGGATGGAGCTAAAAAGCCGCAAAGTGTATCGCGGGGACGAAGAGGTTAAGCTGACGCCGAAGGAGTTTGATTTGCTGCTGTTTTTGTTAAAACGGGCAGGCAAGGTATGCGGCCGGGAGATGATTTTGCAGCAGGTATGGGGTTACGATTTCGCCGCCGGGACGAACGTAGTCGATGTGTATATACGTCATTTGCGCAAAAAAATCGACCGCGGGCAAACGCAAAAATTGCTGCACACGGTGCGCGGAACGGGATATATGCTGCAATGA
- a CDS encoding trimeric intracellular cation channel family protein translates to MHIFDIFSIIGTIAFAMSGAFVAMEEEYDILGVMVLGLVTAFGGGIVRNVLIGIPVTTLWGQHDLILLAVLSVLVAFILPLPWIRHWKRAEVFFDAIGLSAFAIQGALYATEMKHPMSAVLVAAVLTGIGGGIIRDLLAGRKPLVLRDEIYAVWAMLAGLAVGFGFFKSTMELILLFAIVVFFRMLSVHYKWKLPRRSLKRPETPAELPKSEHVAASGSVHRN, encoded by the coding sequence ATGCACATATTTGACATTTTCAGCATCATCGGAACGATCGCATTTGCCATGTCGGGAGCGTTTGTGGCGATGGAAGAGGAATACGACATCCTGGGCGTTATGGTGCTTGGCTTGGTTACTGCGTTTGGCGGGGGAATCGTGCGCAATGTGCTCATCGGCATCCCGGTTACAACGCTGTGGGGGCAACACGACTTGATTTTACTGGCGGTGTTGTCCGTGCTGGTAGCCTTTATTTTGCCGCTGCCGTGGATCCGGCATTGGAAAAGGGCGGAGGTGTTTTTTGACGCCATCGGCCTGTCCGCCTTTGCCATTCAAGGGGCGCTGTATGCCACGGAAATGAAGCATCCGATGAGCGCGGTGCTCGTAGCGGCGGTACTGACGGGGATCGGCGGCGGAATTATCCGCGATTTGCTCGCCGGACGCAAACCGCTGGTGCTGCGCGATGAGATTTACGCGGTATGGGCGATGCTGGCCGGGCTTGCCGTGGGCTTTGGATTTTTTAAATCCACGATGGAACTGATTTTGCTGTTTGCGATCGTCGTATTTTTTCGCATGTTATCCGTCCACTACAAATGGAAGCTGCCGCGCCGGTCGCTCAAAAGGCCCGAAACTCCGGCCGAGCTGCCGAAAAGCGAGCATGTCGCCGCTTCCGGGTCGGTTCACCGCAATTAA
- a CDS encoding thiamine diphosphokinase produces MAGKRVLIFAGGRIDPDVLQDIQADDVLIGADRGALFLVEHGIRPHLAVGDFDSVSPEELDNIKQNCMELIACDPVDKDLTDTELAYNLALKQQPAEILMTGVIGTRLDHTLANVHMMLRGLQQQIRTDIWDKHNYITLTGSECRITDRGYTYVSLLPLTPEVTGITLEGFLYPLDNASLRIGQSLGISNRLTGPEGIVRVSSGLLLIMQSKD; encoded by the coding sequence ATGGCTGGAAAGCGCGTGCTCATTTTTGCGGGCGGACGCATCGATCCTGATGTATTACAGGATATCCAAGCGGATGATGTGTTGATCGGCGCCGATCGGGGCGCTTTATTTTTGGTAGAGCATGGAATCCGGCCGCACCTGGCGGTCGGGGATTTCGATTCCGTCAGTCCCGAGGAACTGGACAATATTAAACAGAACTGTATGGAGCTCATCGCCTGCGATCCCGTCGACAAGGACTTGACCGATACCGAGCTGGCCTACAACCTGGCATTAAAGCAACAGCCCGCGGAAATCTTGATGACCGGCGTCATCGGGACCCGGCTCGACCATACGCTCGCCAACGTGCATATGATGCTGCGCGGCCTGCAGCAGCAAATCCGTACCGACATTTGGGACAAGCACAATTACATAACGTTAACCGGTTCGGAATGCCGGATAACGGATCGCGGTTATACTTACGTTTCCCTTCTCCCGCTTACACCCGAAGTAACGGGAATTACGCTTGAAGGATTTTTGTACCCGCTGGACAATGCCAGCTTGCGTATAGGCCAATCGCTGGGTATCAGCAACCGTTTGACGGGGCCTGAAGGAATTGTCCGGGTTTCAAGCGGTCTTTTGCTGATTATGCAAAGCAAAGATTAA
- a CDS encoding class I SAM-dependent methyltransferase, with product MTGQIRQNNVDRFNGFGTLYDQSRPQAPEEVAKILTMYLGRAPEHVADVGCGTGLSTMIWLKHAERVIGIEPNDDMREVALSRLRETGAQEKLTFVQGLSDQLPLESASVDIVTCSQSFHWMEPQPTLREFARVLRPGGVFAAYDCDWPPAIAPELEQAYERLIDFADQRASELAESGKQAYKCPKDKHLQQIRESGWFHFSREIVFHHWESCDACRYANLAFSQGSLQTALKLGDGEVAAAAERFRNEAIQAFGGETREILLSYRMRLGVK from the coding sequence TTGACCGGCCAGATTCGCCAAAATAACGTGGACCGTTTCAACGGCTTCGGAACGCTTTATGATCAGAGCCGTCCGCAAGCACCGGAAGAAGTAGCCAAAATTTTAACGATGTATTTGGGCCGAGCGCCTGAGCACGTTGCTGATGTCGGATGCGGAACCGGCCTCTCCACTATGATTTGGCTGAAGCATGCCGAGCGGGTCATCGGCATCGAGCCGAACGACGACATGCGCGAGGTCGCTTTAAGCCGTCTGCGGGAGACGGGTGCTCAGGAAAAGCTGACGTTCGTCCAGGGCCTCTCGGACCAACTCCCGCTCGAATCGGCTTCCGTCGATATCGTCACCTGTTCGCAATCATTTCACTGGATGGAGCCTCAACCAACGCTGCGGGAATTCGCTCGCGTACTGCGCCCTGGCGGCGTGTTCGCCGCCTATGATTGCGATTGGCCGCCGGCCATCGCCCCCGAACTTGAACAGGCGTACGAGCGGCTCATCGATTTTGCCGACCAGCGGGCCAGCGAACTGGCCGAAAGCGGCAAACAAGCGTACAAGTGCCCCAAAGACAAGCATTTACAGCAAATCCGGGAGAGCGGATGGTTTCATTTTTCCCGAGAGATCGTGTTCCACCATTGGGAAAGCTGCGATGCGTGCCGGTATGCGAATCTGGCCTTCAGCCAAGGTAGTCTGCAGACGGCGCTGAAATTAGGAGATGGCGAAGTTGCAGCAGCCGCGGAGCGGTTCCGCAACGAGGCGATTCAAGCATTCGGCGGCGAAACTCGGGAAATCCTGTTGAGCTACCGGATGCGGCTTGGCGTTAAGTAA
- a CDS encoding dihydrolipoamide acetyltransferase family protein, whose protein sequence is MAKFEYRFPELGEGLHEGEIIKMHIKPGDKVTDEDIIMEVQNDKAVVEVPCPVNGTVQEVFGTDGAVFRVGQVVAVIDAEGDIPEQADAPAHDEPEAAAPAPAEAAPAASAAAPAAAAAPAAPNREVLATPSVRKYARELGIDITQVPGTGKAGKITREDVDAFKNGGAPAAASAAPAASGAAPAAPAPTPIAVADEEERVPFKGIRKAISNAMVKSAYTAPHVTIMDEVDVTELVAFRTRMKPVAEKKGIKVTYLPFIVKALVAAVRKYPALNASIDDVNNEIVYKKHYDIGIATDTDNGLIVPVVKAADRKSIWMIAEAISDLALRGREGKLSANEMKGSTISISNIGSAGGMFFTPIINYPEVAILGTGRISQKPAVRDGEIVVAPVMALSLSFDHRLIDGATAQNAMNYIKQLLANPELLVMEV, encoded by the coding sequence GTGGCTAAATTTGAATATCGTTTCCCTGAGCTTGGGGAAGGTTTGCATGAAGGCGAAATTATTAAAATGCACATCAAACCGGGCGACAAAGTAACCGACGAAGATATCATTATGGAAGTGCAAAACGACAAAGCGGTCGTGGAAGTGCCGTGTCCGGTTAACGGTACGGTTCAGGAAGTGTTCGGCACCGACGGCGCCGTGTTCCGCGTAGGCCAAGTCGTCGCCGTGATCGACGCGGAAGGCGACATTCCGGAGCAAGCGGACGCACCGGCGCATGACGAACCGGAAGCGGCGGCCCCGGCACCGGCTGAAGCCGCTCCGGCTGCAAGTGCGGCGGCTCCGGCGGCAGCGGCAGCTCCTGCAGCGCCGAACCGCGAAGTATTGGCTACGCCAAGCGTACGCAAATACGCCCGCGAGCTGGGCATTGACATCACGCAAGTGCCAGGCACGGGCAAAGCCGGCAAAATTACGCGTGAAGACGTTGATGCCTTCAAGAACGGCGGTGCACCTGCGGCAGCTTCGGCAGCGCCTGCGGCAAGCGGTGCGGCTCCAGCGGCTCCGGCACCTACCCCGATCGCAGTGGCCGACGAAGAAGAACGCGTACCGTTCAAAGGCATCCGCAAAGCCATTTCCAACGCGATGGTTAAATCGGCGTATACCGCGCCGCACGTTACGATCATGGACGAAGTGGACGTTACGGAACTGGTGGCTTTCCGCACCCGTATGAAACCTGTTGCCGAGAAGAAAGGCATCAAGGTGACTTACCTGCCGTTCATCGTTAAGGCGCTCGTGGCGGCGGTCCGCAAATATCCGGCGCTCAACGCGTCCATCGACGACGTAAACAATGAGATTGTTTACAAGAAACACTACGACATCGGTATCGCTACCGACACCGACAACGGCTTGATCGTGCCGGTTGTGAAAGCTGCCGACCGCAAGAGCATCTGGATGATCGCCGAAGCGATTTCCGATTTGGCGCTGCGCGGCCGCGAAGGCAAGCTGTCCGCGAACGAAATGAAGGGAAGCACGATTTCGATCTCGAACATCGGTTCCGCTGGCGGTATGTTCTTTACGCCGATCATCAACTATCCGGAAGTTGCCATCCTGGGCACCGGCCGGATCAGCCAAAAACCGGCCGTTAGAGACGGAGAAATCGTTGTTGCTCCGGTTATGGCCTTGTCGCTCAGCTTCGACCACCGTTTGATCGACGGCGCAACGGCTCAAAACGCGATGAACTATATTAAACAGCTGCTCGCCAACCCTGAGCTGCTTGTTATGGAGGTGTAA
- a CDS encoding ThiF family adenylyltransferase produces the protein MKLEDTAVPGDKVDRYSRQKLFAPIGADGQNMLGKAKVLIIGAGALGTGIAESLTRSGAGHVVIADRDYVEWSNLQRQQLFSEADAAGRVPKAVAASERLKAINSTVEIEALVTDVGPEELEALIPGVHLIMDATDNFDTRMVINDISQKYRIPWIYGGCVGSYGITFTVLPGVTPCLNCLLGSIPMGGETCDTVGVIPSAVQMVVAHQTTEALKLLTGHPEALRGTLLTFDLWRNEQASIKVASAKREDCPSCGAHPGFPYLSAASHRKTEVLCGRDTVQIRPAQKRRLNLPDMAATLSRLNEGKVEVNPFLLSYTIGERRLVLFEDGRALIHGTKDPVEAKGIYDRFLG, from the coding sequence ATGAAGTTAGAGGATACCGCAGTACCGGGGGATAAAGTCGATCGCTATTCGCGGCAAAAGCTTTTTGCTCCGATCGGCGCCGATGGCCAAAATATGCTGGGGAAAGCGAAGGTGCTGATCATCGGCGCGGGAGCGCTCGGAACCGGGATCGCCGAGTCGCTCACCAGGTCTGGTGCGGGGCATGTCGTTATCGCGGACCGCGATTATGTCGAATGGAGCAATTTGCAGCGGCAGCAGCTGTTTTCGGAAGCGGATGCCGCCGGAAGAGTGCCGAAAGCGGTCGCGGCGAGCGAGCGGCTAAAGGCGATCAACAGTACGGTTGAGATCGAGGCATTGGTGACGGATGTGGGCCCCGAAGAACTGGAGGCGCTTATCCCCGGGGTGCATCTGATTATGGACGCCACGGACAATTTCGATACCCGGATGGTGATCAACGATATTTCGCAAAAGTACCGGATTCCGTGGATTTACGGAGGCTGCGTCGGCAGCTACGGCATCACGTTTACGGTTTTGCCGGGAGTGACGCCCTGCTTGAACTGTTTGCTGGGGAGCATCCCCATGGGCGGCGAAACCTGTGATACGGTCGGCGTCATCCCTTCGGCGGTCCAAATGGTTGTGGCCCATCAGACAACGGAGGCGTTAAAGCTGTTGACCGGGCATCCGGAAGCGCTGCGCGGAACGCTGTTGACCTTTGATTTGTGGCGCAACGAACAAGCTTCCATTAAGGTGGCTTCCGCCAAACGGGAAGACTGTCCTTCCTGCGGTGCGCACCCCGGCTTTCCGTACTTATCCGCGGCGAGCCACCGAAAAACGGAAGTGCTCTGCGGCAGGGATACGGTTCAGATCCGTCCGGCCCAAAAGCGCCGGTTGAACCTGCCTGATATGGCGGCAACGCTTAGCCGGTTAAATGAAGGCAAAGTGGAAGTGAATCCGTTTCTGCTGTCCTACACGATCGGAGAACGGCGTCTGGTTTTGTTTGAGGACGGACGGGCCCTGATTCACGGCACGAAAGATCCGGTGGAAGCCAAAGGAATCTATGACCGCTTTTTGGGGTAA
- a CDS encoding alpha/beta hydrolase, whose amino-acid sequence MTDSRYLKRTIIKEEIDSKYLGEKRYLRIYLPPGYNEILSYPVVYCQDGEEFFNFGRIATHANQLILDEGIDPFIIVGVEVDTKVRTEEYAPFGNRFDAYTRCFTEEIIPFIERNYPVRREREERVLAGDSLGATVSLHLAMKNPELFSKIISLSGAYYGPSLKLLAQETDLSYLSLFMVVGLQEDHYTTDTGTYNFVELNRQAKALLEERGARIVYTEKDGKHLWGFWQQELPGALVHFLK is encoded by the coding sequence ATGACGGATTCGCGTTATTTGAAACGAACCATTATTAAGGAGGAAATCGACAGCAAATACTTGGGGGAAAAACGATATCTTCGTATTTACCTGCCTCCCGGGTATAACGAAATCTTGAGTTATCCTGTCGTATACTGTCAGGATGGCGAAGAGTTTTTCAATTTCGGACGTATTGCCACGCACGCCAACCAGCTGATCCTCGACGAAGGGATCGATCCGTTTATCATCGTCGGCGTGGAAGTGGATACGAAAGTGCGCACCGAGGAATACGCCCCGTTCGGCAACCGTTTTGACGCTTATACCCGCTGTTTCACGGAAGAAATTATTCCCTTCATTGAACGGAATTATCCGGTTCGGCGCGAACGCGAAGAAAGAGTCCTGGCCGGCGATTCGCTGGGGGCGACCGTCTCCCTCCACTTGGCTATGAAAAATCCGGAACTGTTTTCCAAAATCATCAGCTTGTCCGGAGCCTACTATGGACCGTCCCTCAAACTGCTGGCCCAAGAAACGGACTTGTCCTACCTGTCCTTGTTTATGGTCGTCGGGCTGCAGGAGGATCATTACACGACCGACACGGGCACCTATAATTTCGTCGAATTGAATCGCCAGGCCAAAGCGCTGCTTGAGGAACGGGGAGCCAGGATCGTCTATACCGAAAAAGACGGTAAACATTTATGGGGCTTTTGGCAGCAAGAGCTTCCCGGAGCGCTCGTCCATTTCTTGAAATAG
- the pdhA gene encoding pyruvate dehydrogenase (acetyl-transferring) E1 component subunit alpha, translating into MSKIPYEVYTEEVEALSVLSPDGEIVNKDKLPELSDDQLKELMYRMVFTRTWDERAINLGRQGRLGFYAPVSGQEATMVGSEFALEKDDFVCPGYRDMPQLVWHGLPLYQAFLYSRGHQHGGQIPEGVNVLMPQIIIGAQVLHAMGIAMGYKLKKQKHVAITYTGDGGSSEGDFYEALNYAGAFKLPVIFFVQNNGYAITTPFSKQTAALSIAHKAVAAGIRGVKVDGMDVFAVIAAVREAAERARNGEGATLIEAVTYRFRPHSLSDDTSKYRTKEEEGEWSEKDPIARLAKYLEKKGLWSEEDTARVKDEAKATVNEQIKKAEQTEKMTIPGLIDSMFEKTPKHLEEQKADFQ; encoded by the coding sequence ATGAGCAAGATTCCTTATGAAGTATATACGGAGGAAGTCGAAGCTTTGTCCGTGCTGTCGCCGGACGGTGAAATCGTTAACAAAGATAAGCTGCCGGAGCTCTCCGACGATCAATTGAAAGAACTGATGTACCGCATGGTATTCACCCGCACTTGGGATGAACGCGCCATTAACTTGGGCCGTCAAGGCCGCCTTGGTTTCTACGCTCCGGTATCCGGACAAGAGGCGACGATGGTCGGCAGCGAATTTGCCTTGGAAAAAGACGACTTCGTCTGCCCGGGCTACCGCGATATGCCGCAGCTCGTATGGCACGGTCTGCCGCTGTATCAAGCTTTCCTGTATTCCCGCGGCCATCAGCATGGCGGACAAATTCCGGAAGGCGTCAACGTACTTATGCCTCAAATCATTATCGGCGCGCAAGTTTTGCATGCCATGGGCATCGCGATGGGCTACAAATTGAAGAAGCAAAAACATGTGGCCATTACTTATACGGGTGACGGCGGTTCTTCCGAAGGCGACTTCTACGAAGCATTGAACTATGCTGGGGCCTTCAAGTTGCCGGTCATTTTCTTTGTGCAAAACAACGGTTACGCGATTACCACGCCGTTCTCGAAACAAACCGCTGCTTTGTCCATTGCTCATAAAGCCGTTGCGGCCGGGATCCGCGGCGTGAAAGTCGACGGCATGGACGTGTTTGCCGTCATCGCCGCCGTTCGCGAAGCGGCTGAACGTGCGCGCAACGGGGAAGGCGCAACTTTGATTGAAGCGGTAACTTACCGTTTCCGTCCGCACTCCCTTTCCGACGATACCTCCAAGTACCGGACGAAAGAAGAAGAAGGGGAATGGAGCGAAAAAGACCCGATTGCCCGCCTCGCCAAATATTTGGAGAAAAAAGGTCTGTGGTCCGAAGAAGATACGGCTCGCGTAAAAGACGAAGCCAAAGCGACCGTTAACGAACAGATCAAAAAAGCGGAACAAACGGAAAAAATGACGATTCCTGGCTTGATCGACAGCATGTTCGAGAAAACGCCGAAGCATCTGGAAGAGCAAAAAGCCGATTTTCAATAA
- a CDS encoding alpha-ketoacid dehydrogenase subunit beta, protein MAQMNMKEAIRDALRVELKRDPNVLIFGEDVGHVGGVFRVTEGLQKEFGEERVMDTPLAESAIGGMAVGLGIQGFRPVAEIQFVGFIFEALDQILVQAARMRYRSGGRYHAPVVFRTPFGGGVKAAELHTDALEGLIAQTPGIKLVIPSNPYDAKGLLISAIRDNDPVFFMEHLNLYHAFRAEVPEEDYTVELGKANIVREGSDVTIIAYGLMVHTAVKAAEELEKTKGIKAEVIDLRTLVPLDIDTIVASVKKTNRAIVVQEAQKSAGIAAEVIAQINEKAILHLEAPVLRVAPPDTVYPFAQIEDQWLPSPARVIDGVNKVLEF, encoded by the coding sequence ATGGCACAAATGAATATGAAAGAAGCAATTCGCGACGCGCTCCGCGTGGAACTGAAGCGTGATCCGAACGTCCTGATTTTCGGCGAAGACGTAGGTCATGTGGGCGGCGTGTTCCGCGTAACGGAAGGTCTGCAAAAAGAATTCGGGGAAGAGCGCGTGATGGATACGCCGCTGGCCGAGTCGGCGATCGGCGGCATGGCGGTTGGCCTCGGGATTCAAGGTTTCCGTCCGGTAGCGGAAATTCAGTTTGTCGGCTTTATTTTTGAAGCGCTCGACCAAATTTTGGTGCAGGCGGCGCGGATGCGTTACCGTTCCGGCGGACGTTACCATGCGCCGGTCGTATTCCGCACGCCGTTCGGCGGCGGGGTCAAAGCAGCGGAGCTGCACACTGACGCCCTGGAAGGATTGATCGCGCAAACTCCGGGAATCAAGCTGGTGATTCCGTCCAATCCTTATGATGCGAAGGGCCTGCTGATCTCGGCCATCCGCGATAACGACCCGGTGTTTTTCATGGAGCATTTGAACTTGTACCATGCTTTTCGCGCCGAAGTGCCTGAAGAGGACTATACGGTTGAACTGGGCAAAGCGAACATTGTTCGCGAAGGCTCCGACGTCACGATCATCGCTTACGGGCTGATGGTTCACACGGCTGTCAAAGCGGCGGAAGAACTGGAGAAAACCAAAGGCATCAAAGCCGAAGTTATCGACCTGCGCACGCTGGTGCCGCTCGACATCGACACGATCGTCGCATCGGTGAAGAAAACGAACCGCGCCATCGTCGTACAGGAAGCGCAAAAATCCGCGGGCATCGCCGCGGAAGTGATCGCGCAAATCAACGAAAAAGCGATTTTGCACCTGGAAGCTCCAGTGCTTCGCGTTGCGCCGCCGGATACCGTATATCCGTTCGCGCAAATCGAGGATCAATGGCTTCCGTCTCCGGCTCGCGTCATCGACGGCGTCAACAAAGTTCTTGAATTTTAA